The Sphingomonas sp. G-3-2-10 DNA window GTCCCAGAAGGGGCAGGGATCTTCCAGCCCCGCCACCGGCTTGACCGCAACGGGCGCGGTCCATGTCCCCGCCGGATCGGTCGCGGTGGACATGAAGATGCCTTCGTCCGGCGTCGCCCAGTAAACCCAGAACTTGCCGTCGTGATGGCGGATGCTCGGCGCCCACACGCCGCTGGCGTATTTGGTCCCGCCGATCGGCTTCGAGATCGTGTCGTTCAGCGTATGCGGACCCGGCATGTCATACAGCGGATCGAACGGCAGCTTGGGCAGCACATGGCCGATGATGGTCCAATGGACCAGATCGCGCGACTTCAGGATCGGAATGCCCGGCGACAGATGAAAGCTGGACGCGACCATATAATAGTCGCTGCCCACCCGGATCATGTCGGGGTCCGAGTAATCGGCGTACAGGATCGGATTGGTGAAATTCGTCTGCTGCGCCATCGCCGGCGCAGCGACGCTCAGCGCCAGTGCGGCAAGCGCCAGCCTCACGCCGCCGACCCCAGCCAGTTGCCATATCCGATCACCACCGTGGCGAACACCAGCAGGCCCACGCCGCCCCACACGGTCATCTTCACCCGCGTCGCGGCGTCCTTCCACTCACGGAAGGCAAAGCCCCAGATCGTGCCGAAAATGATGATGCTCGCCATGTGCAGCGTCCAGCTGGAATAGCCGAACTCGCCCATCTGGCTCTCGCCCATGGTGTAGAAGAAGAACTGGAAATACCACGCCGTGCCCGCGATCGCGCACAGCAGGAAGTTCATCGCCAGCGGCGCGCCCACGGCACTCCCGCCGCCGAACCATTGCGATCCGCTGCGATTGGTCAGGATCAGCCAGGCGCACCACACTGCGTTGGTCAGCAGCCCGCCGAACATGACGAGGCACAGCACCGGCAGCCCGGTCCATAACGGCCCCGTACCCGCCGCCGCGCTCAGCGCCTTGATCGGCTCGCCCGCAGCGAGGCCAAAGGCGAAGCAGGACGACATGATGCCGCTGAACACCGCGACCCAGATGCCCTTGCGGAAATCGAACTCGGCGACCGCCGCCGCCTTCTGGTCGCTGGTCAGCGCCGCGTCTTTCTTCGCGCCCGCCATCGCCACCACCACAATGCCCGCCAGCGTGATCGCCAGCCCCAGCAGGGTGATGTTGCCCGTGGTGGTCTCGAGCAGCTTGGCCGAGAAATCGCCCTGGAACACCGGCGGGATCAGCGTCCCGAACACGGTGCACAGGCCCAGCACCACCGCCATGCCCAGCGACAGGCCGAGGTATCGCATCGTCAGGCCATAGGTCAGGCCGCCAAAGCCCCACAGCATCCCGAATATGATCGGCCACACGATCGTACCCGTTTCCGCTTGCCCCAGCACGCCCAGCAGATCCTCGGTCTGGATGCTCGCGAAGAACCACGGCGCGATCAGCCACGAGAAAATCCCGCCAGTCAGCCAGTAAATCTCCCACGACCATCTCTTCACGCCGCGATACGGCACATAGAAGCTTGCCGAAGCGAGGCCGCCCAGCCAGTGGTACAACACGCCCATCATCGGGTTGGGGGTCATCTCGCTCTCCTCAGACGTCCAGGTTCAGGCGGTAGATTCGGTTGGCATTGCGCGCCCACAGGTCGCGCCTTTCGTCCTCGGTGAAGCCGCTCACCGCCTCGGCATAATTGCCCAAAGTCTCGTCGAACCCGCCGAACAGCCGGTCGGTCGGGAAGTCGCTGGCGAACATGCAGCGGTCCGCCCCGAACAGGTCGATCGTCGCCAGCACGCGCCGCCGCACGCCCTCGCGCACCAGATCGCGCCACACAAAGCCGAGACCGGAAATCTTGACGAACACATTCGGCAAGGCCGCCAGCGCCTTCATCCCCGCTCGCCATTCGCGGTCCCCGTCCACGCCCATCCCGGCATGGTTGAGGATCACCGGCGTCTCGGGATGCCGCGCGATCAGCTTCGCAAGGTTCGCGAATTGCGGCGGATAGGCTTGCAGGTCGAACGACAGGTCGAACTTCTTCAGCAGCGCGAACCCCGCCTGCCACTCCGGGTCCAGCGTCAGGTCGCGGTCGGTATAGGTGCGGTTCGGTGCTGCGTGCCAGTTGACGATCTGGCGAATGCCGCGAACGTTCCTGCGCCGCGCCTGATCGGCCAGCAGCGTCTCCGCATTGGCCGAATCCAGCGGCACATAGGCCACGATTCCATTCGGCATCCCCTCGGCGTCGGCGATGTCCTGCAACCAGTCGGTCTCGTCCAGCGCTTGATCCGCCGCCGCGCCCGCATCGACGTGCACCATGCCGACGACATTCCACTTGGCCGCCTCGCGCCGGTAATCGTCGAGCAGATAGTCGGAAGCGATCCGCGACACATTGCCGTTCGGCCCGCCATCGCCGAACGGCGGCGTCAGCCACGCGTAGCGCAGGCGGGACAAGTCCCACAAATGCACATGCGCATCGATGAACGGCAGTCCGGTCACGCCTCTCCTCTCACCGCGCCGGTTCTCCGGTCGCAGCCCTCAAAAAATCAGAACGTCGTCCGCCCCCCCGACGTGTCGAAGGTCGAAGCGGTGGTGAAGCTGCATTCCTCGCTGGCCATGAAGCACACCATCGCCGCGGTTTCCTGCACCTCGCCCAGACGCCCCATCGGGATCTTGGAGAGCATGTAATCGACCTGGCTCTGCGGCAGCTGCGCCAGGATCGGGCTCTCGAACGTAGCCGGGGTCACCGCATTGGCGATCACGCCGCGCGTCGCGAGCTCCTTGCCCAGCGACTTGGTCAGCCCGATCACGCCGGCCTTCGACGCGGAATAGGCCGAGGCGTTGGGATTGCCTTCCTTGCCCGCCACCGACGCGACGTTGACGATCCGGCCATAGCCCTGTTCGAGCATGTGCGGCACGGCGGCGCGGCAGGTGTAGAAGATGCCGTTCAAATTGATGTCCATCACCCGCAGCCAGCTGTCGATCGGGAACTCGTGCACCGGCACCGTCGCGCCGGTGATCCCCGCGGAGTTCACCAGCACGTCGACCTTGCCCAGCGCCGCAACGCTTTCGGCCATCGCCGCATCCACCGCTGCCTGATCGCTGACGTCCACGGTCACGACATGGCTCGCGCCGACATCCTTCGCCGCTTCGGCCAGCCATTCGGGATCGATGTCCCACAGCACGACCTTGCCGCCCTCGGCGACGATCCGCCGCGCGGTCTCGCGGCCCAGCCCCGAAGCCCCGCCGGTGACGATCGCCACGCGCCCGTCATAGCGTCCCGCGAACACGCTCATGCCGCGGTCCACGCAACGAAGTCCTGGCGCTGCTCGCCGAGCTTCTCGATCCCCAGCGACACCACGTCGCCGGCCTTGAGATACCAGGGCTCGGGCTTCTGCCCCAGTCCCACGCCCGGCGGCGTGCCGGTGGTGATGATGTCGCCCGGCTCCAGCACCATGAACTGCGACAGGTACGCCACGATCTGCGCGACCGTGAAGATCATCGTCGCGGTCGATCCGTCCTGCTTGCGCTCGCCATTCACGTCGAGCCACATCGAAAGGTTCTGCGGATCGCCCACTTCGTCGGCGGTCACCAGCCACGGCCCCACCGGCCCGAAGGTCGGAAAGCCCTTGCCCTTGTCCCAAGTCGGCCCGCGCTCGGTCTGCCAGTGACGCTCGGACACGTCGTTGATCACGACATAGCCCGCGACATGGCCCAGCGCGTCCGCCTCGCTCACATACGAAGCCCGCGTCCCGATCACCACGCCCAGCTCGACTTCCCAGTCGGTCTTGAGCGAATCCTTGGGGATCGTGACGGGATCGTTCGGCCCCTGAAGACAGGTGATCCACTTGTTGAACACCACCGGTTCCGCCGGGATAGGCAGGTTCGATTCGGCGGCGTGATCGGCATAGTTCAGCCCGATCGCAACGAACTGGCGCGTGCCGGTGAACGGGATGCCGTAACGCGGCGACCCTTCCACCAGCGGTAGGCTCGCCGGATCGATCGCCGCCAGCCTGGCCAGCGCGTCAGGGGCCAGCGTCTCCGGCGTGATATCGGCCACACCGTCCAGCGCGCGGATGCGGCCCTCCGCGTCGATCAGACCGGGCTTCTCCTGCCCGACAGGGCCATAACGGCAGAGCTTCATGGGGTATTCCTCAGTGCGAATAGGGGCGGTGAAGGGGAATGTCGCGGTTCAGCTCGACGCCGAAACCGGGCTTGTCGAGCGCGCTCGCGCGCATGCGGCCCTGTTCAGGGATCGGCTCGCCCAGCAGCTGCGGGGCGAACATCGGCTGCACATGATCGGCTTTGGGGGCCATCATCAGGAATTCGGCGAAGGGCGAGTTATGCCGCGTCACCACGAAATGATACGAATA harbors:
- the rhaT gene encoding L-rhamnose/proton symporter RhaT yields the protein MTPNPMMGVLYHWLGGLASASFYVPYRGVKRWSWEIYWLTGGIFSWLIAPWFFASIQTEDLLGVLGQAETGTIVWPIIFGMLWGFGGLTYGLTMRYLGLSLGMAVVLGLCTVFGTLIPPVFQGDFSAKLLETTTGNITLLGLAITLAGIVVVAMAGAKKDAALTSDQKAAAVAEFDFRKGIWVAVFSGIMSSCFAFGLAAGEPIKALSAAAGTGPLWTGLPVLCLVMFGGLLTNAVWCAWLILTNRSGSQWFGGGSAVGAPLAMNFLLCAIAGTAWYFQFFFYTMGESQMGEFGYSSWTLHMASIIIFGTIWGFAFREWKDAATRVKMTVWGGVGLLVFATVVIGYGNWLGSAA
- a CDS encoding amidohydrolase family protein, producing MTGLPFIDAHVHLWDLSRLRYAWLTPPFGDGGPNGNVSRIASDYLLDDYRREAAKWNVVGMVHVDAGAAADQALDETDWLQDIADAEGMPNGIVAYVPLDSANAETLLADQARRRNVRGIRQIVNWHAAPNRTYTDRDLTLDPEWQAGFALLKKFDLSFDLQAYPPQFANLAKLIARHPETPVILNHAGMGVDGDREWRAGMKALAALPNVFVKISGLGFVWRDLVREGVRRRVLATIDLFGADRCMFASDFPTDRLFGGFDETLGNYAEAVSGFTEDERRDLWARNANRIYRLNLDV
- a CDS encoding SDR family NAD(P)-dependent oxidoreductase produces the protein MSVFAGRYDGRVAIVTGGASGLGRETARRIVAEGGKVVLWDIDPEWLAEAAKDVGASHVVTVDVSDQAAVDAAMAESVAALGKVDVLVNSAGITGATVPVHEFPIDSWLRVMDINLNGIFYTCRAAVPHMLEQGYGRIVNVASVAGKEGNPNASAYSASKAGVIGLTKSLGKELATRGVIANAVTPATFESPILAQLPQSQVDYMLSKIPMGRLGEVQETAAMVCFMASEECSFTTASTFDTSGGRTTF
- a CDS encoding fumarylacetoacetate hydrolase family protein, which produces MKLCRYGPVGQEKPGLIDAEGRIRALDGVADITPETLAPDALARLAAIDPASLPLVEGSPRYGIPFTGTRQFVAIGLNYADHAAESNLPIPAEPVVFNKWITCLQGPNDPVTIPKDSLKTDWEVELGVVIGTRASYVSEADALGHVAGYVVINDVSERHWQTERGPTWDKGKGFPTFGPVGPWLVTADEVGDPQNLSMWLDVNGERKQDGSTATMIFTVAQIVAYLSQFMVLEPGDIITTGTPPGVGLGQKPEPWYLKAGDVVSLGIEKLGEQRQDFVAWTAA